A DNA window from Impatiens glandulifera chromosome 7, dImpGla2.1, whole genome shotgun sequence contains the following coding sequences:
- the LOC124946135 gene encoding uncharacterized protein LOC124946135 isoform X1, whose product MEQENGGNTLTPPPPPEVSSSVKRKRGRPRKEQSEKRAKKSRTAEPAAVSNNDGVGQEVTGVVNAVFDAGYLITVRIGNAGTAYSGVVFKPGNYIPISPEIDLAPNVQMIRRNEILTERNHRGRRPKQRYGDEDDEESVPVTVRDYRGELRNGERQFGGEAKEAYNNDDNVVVAGGGKSEETEDEEDEEDDDNSDTVSAEPLQIVHSDSISSRSSNMGRMCELLQVLQRENEEGDGDDEKKKKK is encoded by the exons ATGGAGCAAGAAAACGGGGGAAATACATtaactcctcctcctcctccagaAGTATCATCATCAGTGAAGCGTAAACGAGGCAGGCCCCGTAAAGAGCAGAGCGAAAAGCGCGCGAAGAAATCCCGAACAGCGGAACCGGCAGCTGTATCCAACAACGACGGAGTTGGCCAAGAAGTTACAGGGGTAGTGAATGCAGTATTCGACGCCGGTTATCTAATAACCGTGAGGATCGGAAACGCGGGCACTGCCTATAGCGGCGTGGTTTTCAAGCCGGGCAACTACATTCCTATCTCGCCGGAAATCGACTTGGCTCCCAATGTACAAATGATTAGAAGGAACGAAATCCTAACTGAAAGGAATCATCGCGGAAGAAGACCCAAACAAAGGTACGGTGACGAGGATGACGAGGAGTCGGTTCCTGTCACGGTTCGCGATTATAGAGGAGAATTGAGAAACGGTGAGAGGCAGTTTGGAGGTGAAGCGAAGGAAGCATATAATAATGATGATAATGTTGTTGTAGCTGGTGGGGGGAAATCTGAAGAAACTGAGGATGAGGAGGACGAGGAGGATGATGATAATAGCGATACCGTATCGGCTGAACCTCTTCAAATAGTTCATTCGGATTCGATATCATCTAGGAGTAGCAATATGGGCAGAATGTGTGAGCTTTTGCAG GTATTGCAGAGGGAGAATGAGGAAGGAGATGGtgatgatgagaagaagaaaaagaagtaG
- the LOC124946135 gene encoding uncharacterized protein LOC124946135 isoform X2 has product MEQENGGNTLTPPPPPEVSSSVKRKRGRPRKEQSEKRAKKSRTAEPAAVSNNDGVGQEVTGVVNAVFDAGYLITVRIGNAGTAYSGVVFKPGNYIPISPEIDLAPNVQMIRRNEILTERNHRGRRPKQRYGDEDDEESVPVTVRDYRGELRNGERQFGGEAKEAYNNDDNVVVAGGGKSEETEDEEDEEDDDNSDTVSAEPLQIVHSDSISSRSSNMGRMCELLQRENEEGDGDDEKKKKK; this is encoded by the exons ATGGAGCAAGAAAACGGGGGAAATACATtaactcctcctcctcctccagaAGTATCATCATCAGTGAAGCGTAAACGAGGCAGGCCCCGTAAAGAGCAGAGCGAAAAGCGCGCGAAGAAATCCCGAACAGCGGAACCGGCAGCTGTATCCAACAACGACGGAGTTGGCCAAGAAGTTACAGGGGTAGTGAATGCAGTATTCGACGCCGGTTATCTAATAACCGTGAGGATCGGAAACGCGGGCACTGCCTATAGCGGCGTGGTTTTCAAGCCGGGCAACTACATTCCTATCTCGCCGGAAATCGACTTGGCTCCCAATGTACAAATGATTAGAAGGAACGAAATCCTAACTGAAAGGAATCATCGCGGAAGAAGACCCAAACAAAGGTACGGTGACGAGGATGACGAGGAGTCGGTTCCTGTCACGGTTCGCGATTATAGAGGAGAATTGAGAAACGGTGAGAGGCAGTTTGGAGGTGAAGCGAAGGAAGCATATAATAATGATGATAATGTTGTTGTAGCTGGTGGGGGGAAATCTGAAGAAACTGAGGATGAGGAGGACGAGGAGGATGATGATAATAGCGATACCGTATCGGCTGAACCTCTTCAAATAGTTCATTCGGATTCGATATCATCTAGGAGTAGCAATATGGGCAGAATGTGTGAGCTTTTGCAG AGGGAGAATGAGGAAGGAGATGGtgatgatgagaagaagaaaaagaagtaG
- the LOC124910633 gene encoding uncharacterized protein LOC124910633: MGNCLIRRESAMLWAGEDWGFPSASEEEDELFSCGNGEIMLNSDESREKEKKKVHELFSHSPPATKTKTTEVKIRITKKQLEELLGKVDVQGIPVEQVLEQLMSVSDRFETNQRSWRPALQSIPEINSF, translated from the coding sequence ATGGGTAATTGCTTGATTAGAAGAGAATCAGCGATGTTATGGGCCGGCGAGGATTGGGGATTTCCGTCGGCGTCGGAGGAGGAGGATGAGTTATTCTCTTGTGGTAATGGAGAAATAATGTTAAACTCCGACGagtcaagagagaaagaaaagaagaaggttCATGAATTATTTTCTCATTCTCCGCCGGCGACCAAGACGAAGACGACGGAGGTTAAGATAAGGATTACAAAGAAGCAGTTGGAGGAGTTATTGGGTAAGGTTGACGTGCAGGGGATACCGGTGGAGCAGGTCTTGGAACAGCTGATGAGCGTTAGTGATCGATTTGAGACTAATCAACGCTCCTGGAGACCAGCCCTTCAAAGCATTCCAGAGATCAATTCATTTTAA